The following coding sequences lie in one Spinacia oleracea cultivar Varoflay chromosome 1, BTI_SOV_V1, whole genome shotgun sequence genomic window:
- the LOC110794123 gene encoding uncharacterized protein: protein DEPAAAPEINHKKLNLEPETSSVNNKEETDGFETASEGDHSDRGTDFGDDEQQQQEKFAPLTAVKDDSYEDALDDDQLKQGKYDETVKECSKAIELNPAYVKALLRRGEAYEKLERYEEAISDMKKILEVEASNEQARRNIVRMEPLAREKAEKMKEEMIGNLFLLHTSADPLLYLHSPL from the exons GACGAACCTGCTGCAGCACCAGAGATCAACCACAAGAAACTCAATTTAGAACCTGAAACGAGTTCCGTCAACAACAAAGAAGAAACGGATGGTTTCGAAACGGCTAGCGAAGGCGATCATTCTGATAGAGGTACCGACTTTGGCGACgacgaacaacaacaacaagaaaaaTTTGCGCCATTGACGGCTGTTAAGGATGATTCTTATGAAGATGCTCTTGATGATGATCAATTGAAACAG GGAAAGTATGATGAGACAGTCAAGGAATGTTCAAAAGCTATAGAACTAAATCCAGCATATGTCAAAGCTCTTCTCAGGAGAGGAGAGGCTTATGAAAAGCTTGAACGATATGAAGAGGCCATCTCTG ATATGAAAAAAATATTGGAAGTGGAAGCTTCAAATGAGCAGGCTAGGAGGAACATTGTTCGAATGGAGCCATTAGCCCGAGAAAAGGCGGAAAAGATGAAGGAAGAAATGATTGGTAACCTTTTTCTTCTTCACACTTCCGCTGATCCTCTCCTGTATCTTCACTCTCCTTTGTGA